Proteins encoded in a region of the Coregonus clupeaformis isolate EN_2021a chromosome 9, ASM2061545v1, whole genome shotgun sequence genome:
- the LOC121574543 gene encoding olfactory receptor 146-like, which translates to MENHTYPDHVLLLEGLKVTQQSSYPAFILFLSIYIFTMVANIGLIVLISMERSLHQPMYILFCNLPLNDIIGATAMIPRLLWDILTAAPERYITYIECVIQAFYTHVYATTSHTILMIMAFDRYVAICNPLRYVTIMTNKIVIRLSVSAWGVAIVLVGILLGLTIRLSRCRSNIFNPYCDNASLFKLSCESVFINNIYGLTFTVVLFVSSIGSISLTYLKIAIVCLSSKNSSLNSKALTTCSTHLLVYLIVLGCGFTIITLHRFPAYADLRKLSSVLGSVVPTCLNPIIYGLQTKEIKQRIFRVFHRAKVAT; encoded by the coding sequence ATGGAGAACCACACATACCCTGACCATGTTCTCCTCCTGGAGGGGTTAAAGGTCACTCAACAGTCCTCGTACCCTGCCTTCATCCTCTTCCTCAGTATCTACATCTTCACAATGGTGGCCAACATCGGACTCATAGTGTTGATCTCCATGGAGAGGAGCCTGCACCAGCCCATGTACATCCTCTTCTGCAACCTGCCTCTTAATGACATAATCGGGGCTACAGCGATGATACCTCGTCTGTTATGGGATATTTTGACTGCAGCGCCTGAGCGATATATCACTTACATAGAGTGTGTCATTCAGGCTTTCTATACTCATGTTTATGCCACGACATCAcacaccattctcatgatcatggCCTTTGACAGGTATGTAGCCATCTGCAACCCCCTGCGGTACGTTACCATCATGACAAACAAAATTGTGATCAGGCTTTCTGTGTCTGCCTGGGGGGTGGCCATAGTCTTAGTGGGGATTCTGCTGGGCCTCACCATCCGCCTGTCACGCTGCAGGTCGAACATATTTAACCCTTACTGCGACAACGCCTCCTTATTCAAGCTCTCCTGTGAGAGCGTGTTTATAAATAACATATATGGCTTAACCTTTACTGTTGTGCTGTTTGTCTCGTCCATAGGCAGCATCAGTCTCACCTATCTCAAGATCGCCATTGTGTGTCTGAGCAGTAAAAACAGCTCCTTAAACAGCAAGGCCCTGACAACCTGCAGCACACACTTACTGGTCTACCTCATTGTGCTGGGATGTGGATTCACCATTATTACCCTCCACCGCTTCCCAGCCTATGCAGACCTGCGCAAACTGAGTAGTGTACTGGGTAGTGTGGTCCCTACTTGTCTCAACCCCATAATATATGGTTTACAGACTAAAGAGATTAAACAGAGGATATTTAGAGTGTTTCACAGAGCTAAAGTGGCCACATGA
- the LOC121574544 gene encoding olfactory receptor 8U1-like: protein MENHTYPDHVLLLEGLNVTQQSSYPAFTLLLIIYIFTMVANIGLIVLISMERSLHQPMYVLFCNLPLNDIVGATAMIPRLLWDILTAAPERYITYIECVIQAFCAHLFATTSHTILMIMAFDRYVAICNPLRYATIMTNKMVIRLSVSAWGVAIVLVGILLGLTIRLSRCRSNIFNPYCDNASLFKLSCESVFINNIYGFAFTVVLFVSSIGSISLTYLKIAIVCLSSRNSSLNSKALTTCSTHLLVYLIVIGFGVTIIILHRFPKYAELGQMCSVLFPVVPTCLNPIIYGLQTKEIKQRIFRVFHRAKVAA, encoded by the coding sequence ATGGAAAACCACACATACCCTGACCACGTTCTCCTCCTGGAGGGGTTAAATGTCACTCAACAGTCCTCGTACCCTGCCTTCACCCTCCTCCTCATTATCTACATCTTCACAATGGTGGCCAACATCGGACTCATAGTGTTGATCTCCATGGAGAGGAGCCTGCACCAGCCCATGTACGTCCTCTTCTGCAACCTGCCTCTTAATGACATAGTCGGGGCTACAGCGATGATACCTCGTCTGTTATGGGACATTTTGACTGCAGCGCCTGAGCGATATATCACTTACATAGAGTGTGTCATTCAGGCTTTCTGTGCTCATTTATTTGCTACAACATCAcacaccattctcatgatcatggCCTTTGACAGATATGTAGCCATCTGCAACCCCCTGCGGTACGCTACCATCATGACCAACAAAATGGTAATCAGGCTTTCTGTGTCTGCCTGGGGAGTGGCCATAGTCTTAGTGGGGATTCTGCTGGGCCTCACCATCCGCCTGTCACGCTGCAGGTCGAACATATTTAACCCTTACTGCGACAATGCCTCCTTATTCAAGCTCTCCTGTGAGAGCGTGTTTATAAATAACATATATGGCTTCGCCTTTACTGTTGTGCTGTTTGTCTCGTCCATAGGCAGCATCAGTCTCACCTATCTCAAGATCGCCATTGTGTGTCTGAGCAGTAGAAACAGCTCTTTAAACAGCAAGGCCCTGACAACCTGCAGCACACACTTACTGGTCTACCTCATCGTgattggatttggagtcaccatTATCATCCTCCACCGCTTCCCAAAATATGCTGAACTTGGCCAAATGTGTAGTGTGCTGTTCCCTGTGGTCCCTACTTGTCTCAACCCCATAATATATGGTTTACAGACTAAAGAGATTAAACAGAGGATCTTTAGAGTGTTTCACAGAGCCAAGGTGGCTGCATGA